A region from the Lysobacter sp. BMK333-48F3 genome encodes:
- a CDS encoding type 1 glutamine amidotransferase, with protein MNSPARKLLIGLSPRLMRNLPPEYGFRNKTLQYLEQSMAHWVMSSGALVAMIPTVDALGEVQASDLSVSDYARSLDGLILQGGADIDPQAYGEQPSELLMTTDPDRDRFELSLLRAFVEADKPVLGICRGMQLINVAHGGSLYQDLIGGGATGDQHYIPARYDEHAHALDLRPGGWLQALYPQHDQARVNSIHHQGIKELGAGLEVEAWSQDGIPECIRGREDGFVVGVQWHPEFHDRRFPDLLPGRPLLMAFIEAARNAAGSGKPGAGSEE; from the coding sequence ATGAACTCGCCCGCACGCAAACTGCTGATCGGCCTCTCCCCGCGGCTGATGCGCAACCTGCCGCCGGAATACGGCTTCCGCAACAAGACCTTGCAGTACCTGGAGCAGTCGATGGCGCACTGGGTGATGTCCAGCGGCGCCCTGGTGGCGATGATCCCCACCGTCGATGCGCTGGGCGAGGTCCAGGCCAGCGACCTGTCGGTGAGCGATTACGCGCGCTCGCTGGACGGGCTGATCCTGCAAGGCGGCGCCGACATCGATCCGCAGGCCTACGGCGAGCAGCCCAGCGAGCTGCTGATGACCACCGACCCGGATCGCGATCGCTTCGAGCTGAGCCTGCTGCGCGCGTTCGTCGAGGCGGACAAGCCGGTGCTGGGCATCTGCCGCGGCATGCAGCTGATCAACGTCGCCCACGGCGGCAGCCTGTACCAGGACCTGATCGGCGGCGGCGCGACCGGCGACCAGCACTACATCCCGGCGCGCTACGACGAGCACGCCCACGCCCTGGATCTGCGCCCCGGCGGTTGGCTGCAGGCGCTGTACCCGCAACACGACCAGGCGCGGGTCAATTCGATCCACCACCAGGGCATCAAGGAGCTCGGCGCCGGGCTGGAGGTCGAAGCCTGGTCGCAGGACGGCATCCCCGAATGCATCCGCGGCCGCGAAGACGGCTTCGTGGTCGGCGTGCAATGGCACCCCGAATTCCACGACCGCCGCTTCCCCGATCTGTTGCCGGGGCGGCCGTTGTTGATGGCCTTCATCGAGGCGGCGCGCAATGCAGCGGGGAGCGGGAAGCCAGGAGCGGGAAGCGAGGAGTGA
- a CDS encoding MFS transporter: protein MSAVAIAPAAPSASRVLFASLIGTTIEFFDFYIYATAAVLVFPQLFFPAADPSTATLQSLATFALAFLARPIGSAVFGHFGDRIGRKATLVAALLTMGLSTVAIGLLPTYHSIGILAPALLALCRFGQGLGLGGEWGGAVLLATENAPPGKRAWYGMFPQLGAPIGFFLSTGIFLLLTGTMGDAAFFVWGWRIPFLASAVLVLVGLWVRLRISETPAFQRAIDQHERVRLPMLQVLTRHPGALIAGTFAALATFVLFYLMTVFALSWGTSQLGYTREQFLQLQLGGVVCFALTIPLSAVFADRRGRRLAMILSTGAIVMFGLYFAQLFSAGSGLGTLVFLGLGLGIMGLTYGPLGTILAEMFPTAVRYTGASLAFNLAGIFGASLAPYAATWLAQRYGLEFVGYYLAAAGALTLIALLMVREDESDAAP, encoded by the coding sequence ATGAGCGCCGTCGCGATCGCACCCGCCGCCCCGTCCGCCTCCCGCGTGCTGTTCGCGAGCCTGATCGGCACCACCATCGAGTTCTTCGATTTCTACATCTACGCCACCGCGGCGGTGCTGGTCTTCCCGCAGTTGTTCTTTCCCGCCGCCGATCCGAGCACGGCCACCCTGCAGTCGCTGGCGACCTTCGCCCTGGCGTTCCTGGCCCGGCCGATCGGCTCGGCGGTGTTCGGCCATTTCGGCGACCGGATCGGCCGCAAGGCGACCCTGGTCGCGGCGCTGCTGACCATGGGCCTGTCGACGGTGGCGATCGGCCTGCTGCCGACCTATCACAGCATCGGCATCCTGGCGCCGGCGCTGCTGGCGTTGTGCCGTTTCGGCCAGGGCCTGGGCCTGGGCGGCGAATGGGGCGGGGCGGTGTTGTTGGCGACCGAGAACGCGCCGCCGGGCAAACGCGCCTGGTACGGCATGTTTCCGCAGCTCGGCGCGCCGATCGGTTTCTTCTTGTCGACCGGAATTTTCCTGCTGTTGACCGGAACCATGGGCGACGCCGCCTTTTTCGTCTGGGGCTGGCGGATTCCGTTCCTGGCCAGCGCGGTGCTGGTCCTGGTCGGGCTGTGGGTGCGCCTGCGGATCAGCGAGACCCCGGCCTTCCAGCGCGCCATCGACCAGCACGAACGGGTGCGCCTGCCGATGCTGCAGGTGCTGACCCGCCATCCCGGCGCGTTGATCGCCGGCACCTTCGCCGCGCTGGCGACCTTCGTCCTGTTCTATCTGATGACCGTGTTCGCGCTGAGCTGGGGCACTTCGCAGTTGGGCTATACGCGCGAGCAGTTCCTGCAGCTGCAGCTGGGCGGGGTGGTCTGCTTCGCCCTGACCATCCCGCTGTCGGCGGTGTTCGCCGACCGCCGCGGCCGACGCCTGGCGATGATCCTGTCGACCGGCGCGATCGTGATGTTCGGCCTGTATTTCGCCCAGCTGTTCTCTGCCGGCAGCGGCCTGGGCACCTTGGTCTTCCTCGGCCTGGGCCTGGGCATCATGGGCCTGACCTACGGCCCGCTGGGCACGATCCTGGCCGAGATGTTCCCGACCGCGGTGCGCTACACCGGCGCCTCGCTGGCGTTCAACCTGGCCGGCATTTTCGGCGCCTCGCTGGCGCCGTACGCGGCGACCTGGCTGGCCCAGCGCTACGGCCTGGAGTTCGTCGGCTATTACCTCGCCGCGGCCGGGGCGCTGACCCTGATCGCGCTGCTGATGGTGCGCGAGGACGAGAGCGACGCCGCGCCCTGA
- a CDS encoding AraC family transcriptional regulator produces MSRRNTFEQYSARIEKVVAFLTDRLDQPLTLAQLAEAGHFSPFHFHRVYRGLMGETIASTQRRLRLHRAAAELIGERQAIARIAARAGYGSVAAFTRAFGAVYGDAPAAFRKRRAALPALPGATFDPTLETLMYTAQINTLAPIRVIALPHRGDYQTIGQSFHALYAWAGPRGLMRADTRGIGIYYDSPADTPVEQLRSEACISAATDAVPGEGMRRVEIAGGRHAVVVHTGPYAELQRAYDWLFCQWLPASGEEAGDAPVYEEYLNDPSQLPPSEWKTAICLPLK; encoded by the coding sequence TTGAGCCGCCGCAACACCTTCGAGCAGTACAGCGCCCGGATCGAGAAGGTCGTGGCCTTCCTCACCGATCGCCTCGACCAGCCGCTGACCCTGGCCCAACTCGCCGAAGCCGGCCATTTCTCGCCGTTCCATTTCCATCGCGTCTATCGCGGCCTGATGGGCGAGACCATCGCCAGCACCCAGCGGCGTTTGCGCCTGCACCGCGCCGCGGCGGAGCTGATCGGCGAGCGCCAGGCGATCGCCCGGATCGCCGCCCGCGCCGGCTACGGCAGCGTGGCGGCGTTCACCCGCGCCTTCGGCGCGGTGTACGGCGATGCGCCGGCGGCGTTCCGCAAGCGTCGTGCCGCCCTGCCCGCGCTGCCCGGCGCGACCTTCGACCCGACCTTGGAGACGCTGATGTACACCGCCCAGATCAATACCCTCGCCCCGATCCGCGTGATCGCCCTGCCGCACCGCGGCGATTACCAGACCATCGGCCAAAGCTTCCACGCCCTGTATGCCTGGGCCGGCCCGCGCGGGCTGATGCGCGCGGACACGCGCGGCATCGGCATCTACTACGACAGCCCCGCCGACACCCCGGTCGAGCAACTGCGCTCGGAGGCCTGCATCAGCGCCGCCACCGACGCCGTGCCCGGCGAAGGCATGCGCCGGGTCGAGATCGCCGGCGGCCGCCACGCGGTGGTCGTGCACACCGGACCCTACGCCGAACTGCAGCGCGCCTACGACTGGCTGTTCTGCCAATGGCTGCCGGCCAGCGGCGAGGAAGCCGGCGACGCGCCGGTGTACGAGGAATACCTCAACGATCCCTCGCAGTTGCCGCCGTCGGAGTGGAAGACCGCGATCTGCCTGCCGTTGAAGTGA
- a CDS encoding HAD family hydrolase yields MDLALFDFDGTITFDETFPGFVRASVDRRTLAWGQVLLAPYGIGYKLGLLSGATVRRRIVAFGYRGRNEQEVREAGARYLREVVAKRLRPEALQRIDWHRERGDRVVVVTANLDLFVAAWCEEQGLELISSRLESAQGRLTGRYLGADCCGEEKPRRVRERIDLAAYGTVYAYGDTVEDLALLELAQRKYYRWQEVA; encoded by the coding sequence ATGGACCTGGCTCTATTCGATTTCGACGGCACCATCACCTTCGACGAAACCTTCCCGGGCTTCGTCCGCGCCAGCGTCGACCGGCGCACCCTGGCCTGGGGGCAGGTGCTGCTGGCGCCGTACGGAATCGGCTACAAGCTCGGCCTGCTGTCCGGGGCGACGGTGCGCCGGCGCATCGTCGCCTTCGGCTACCGCGGCCGCAACGAACAGGAAGTGCGCGAGGCCGGCGCACGCTACCTGCGCGAGGTGGTGGCCAAGCGGCTGCGGCCCGAGGCCCTGCAGCGGATCGACTGGCACCGCGAGCGCGGCGACCGGGTGGTGGTGGTGACCGCGAACCTGGACCTGTTCGTCGCCGCGTGGTGCGAGGAGCAGGGGCTGGAATTGATCAGCTCGCGGCTGGAGTCGGCGCAGGGCCGGTTGACCGGGCGCTACCTCGGCGCCGACTGTTGCGGCGAGGAGAAGCCGCGGCGGGTGCGCGAGCGCATCGACCTGGCCGCTTACGGTACCGTGTACGCCTACGGCGACACGGTCGAAGACCTGGCCTTGCTGGAACTGGCTCAGCGCAAGTACTACCGCTGGCAGGAAGTCGCCTGA
- a CDS encoding oxidoreductase, with product MSTPAPIRVALIGYGFAGQTFHAPLIGATPGLHLQLIGSRDAAKVAAGLAASGLAEATTVADPFAAATDARADLVVIATPNDSHAPLARAALDAGKHVVVDKPFALDLAQARELSALAEQRGRLLSVFQNRRWDSDFLAVRGLIESGRLGEVVHFESHIDRYRPQVRERWREQAGAGSGLWWDLGPHLVDQALQLFGLPQRVSASLAIQRDGAQVADWAHVMLDYGRRRAILHASMLVAGGSARFTVHGERGSAVKALADRQEAQLLAGIRPGAPDWGRDEDPTIVYDDAGRHALPTPAGDQRRYYAGIRDAVLGHGANPVTPAQALAVMAVLETAETAAAHGHSLSLPLSEAEHAAFAADAISR from the coding sequence ATGAGCACTCCCGCCCCCATCCGCGTGGCCTTGATCGGCTACGGCTTCGCCGGCCAGACCTTCCACGCGCCGCTGATCGGCGCCACGCCAGGCCTGCATCTGCAACTGATCGGTTCGCGCGATGCGGCCAAGGTCGCCGCCGGCCTGGCCGCAAGCGGACTGGCCGAGGCGACGACGGTCGCCGACCCGTTCGCCGCGGCGACCGACGCCCGCGCCGACCTGGTGGTCATCGCCACGCCGAACGACAGCCATGCGCCGCTGGCGCGCGCCGCGCTGGACGCCGGCAAGCACGTGGTGGTCGACAAGCCCTTCGCCCTGGACCTGGCTCAGGCGCGCGAACTGAGCGCGCTGGCCGAACAGCGCGGCCGGCTGCTGTCGGTGTTCCAGAACCGGCGCTGGGACAGCGACTTCCTCGCCGTGCGCGGCCTGATCGAAAGCGGCCGGCTCGGCGAGGTGGTGCATTTCGAATCGCATATCGACCGCTACCGGCCACAGGTGCGCGAACGCTGGCGCGAGCAGGCCGGCGCCGGCAGCGGCCTGTGGTGGGACTTGGGGCCGCACCTGGTCGACCAGGCCTTGCAGTTGTTCGGCCTGCCGCAGCGCGTGTCGGCCAGCCTGGCGATCCAGCGCGACGGCGCCCAGGTCGCCGATTGGGCGCACGTGATGCTCGACTACGGCCGGCGCCGGGCGATCCTGCACGCCAGCATGCTGGTCGCCGGCGGCAGCGCGCGCTTCACCGTGCATGGCGAGCGCGGCAGCGCGGTCAAGGCGCTGGCCGACCGGCAGGAAGCGCAGCTGCTGGCCGGGATCCGGCCGGGCGCACCCGACTGGGGCCGCGACGAGGACCCGACGATCGTTTACGACGACGCCGGCCGCCACGCGCTGCCGACTCCGGCCGGCGACCAGCGCCGCTACTACGCCGGCATCCGCGACGCCGTGCTCGGACATGGCGCGAACCCGGTCACTCCGGCGCAGGCGCTGGCGGTGATGGCGGTGCTGGAAACCGCCGAAACCGCCGCCGCGCACGGACACAGCCTGTCGCTTCCGCTCAGCGAAGCCGAGCACGCGGCCTTCGCCGCCGACGCGATTTCGCGTTAG
- a CDS encoding RidA family protein — translation MIQRFDVGSRLSEMAVYNGVAYLAGQVPDSEDLDIAGQTRETLASVDALLARAGTDKSRILMAQIFLADMADFAGMNAVWDAWVAEGQAPPRATVQAPLANPKFRVEIVVTAAV, via the coding sequence ATGATCCAGCGATTCGACGTCGGTTCGCGCCTGTCGGAAATGGCCGTGTACAACGGCGTGGCCTACCTGGCCGGGCAAGTGCCCGACAGCGAGGACCTGGACATCGCCGGCCAGACCCGCGAGACCCTGGCCTCGGTCGACGCCTTGCTGGCCCGCGCCGGCACCGACAAGAGCCGGATCCTGATGGCGCAGATCTTCCTCGCCGACATGGCCGACTTCGCCGGCATGAACGCGGTCTGGGACGCCTGGGTCGCCGAAGGCCAGGCTCCGCCGCGCGCCACCGTGCAGGCGCCGCTGGCCAATCCGAAGTTCCGGGTCGAGATCGTGGTGACCGCGGCCGTTTGA
- a CDS encoding VOC family protein, whose protein sequence is MTERFQRITPFLWFDQQAEQAVHYYLDTFERSRIVQETRYDRASAEVSGQPEGAIMTIAFQLDGQDFTALNGGPHFKFNEAVSLVVNCRSQEEVDHYWDRLSAGGDPRAQQCGWLKDRYGVSWQVVPEELIRLVSDPDPGRAQRATQAMLKMKKIDLAELRRAAG, encoded by the coding sequence ATGACCGAACGCTTCCAGCGCATCACCCCGTTCCTGTGGTTCGACCAGCAGGCCGAACAGGCGGTGCACTACTACCTCGACACCTTCGAGCGCTCGCGCATCGTCCAGGAAACCCGCTACGACCGCGCCAGCGCCGAGGTCTCCGGACAGCCGGAGGGCGCGATCATGACCATCGCCTTCCAGCTCGACGGCCAGGACTTCACTGCGCTCAACGGCGGCCCGCATTTCAAGTTCAACGAAGCGGTCTCGCTGGTGGTCAATTGCCGCTCGCAGGAGGAAGTCGACCATTACTGGGATCGGCTCAGCGCCGGCGGCGACCCGCGCGCGCAGCAATGCGGCTGGCTCAAGGACCGCTATGGCGTGTCCTGGCAGGTGGTGCCGGAGGAACTGATCCGGCTGGTGAGCGATCCCGACCCCGGCCGCGCCCAGCGCGCCACCCAGGCCATGCTGAAGATGAAGAAGATCGACCTGGCCGAGCTGCGCCGCGCGGCCGGCTGA
- a CDS encoding choice-of-anchor P family protein, whose product MTTRQIPTSLRLRFAALACALGAAGIAPAAFAQSSEVASANVRACAASGSVSLTVLGLTTTLPLPCAGEALRTAPGRDDTSAASIDLSLLGIVGLLKVGATQQEAIYTHLPGATALDGASQAAGLSLVQDLVTIEGVRGELSCDSLSGNSVVQCDAGTRVARVRIAGGDLIDLPAPIPRNFSLPVGGTLRLTVLGIPIEVPVGGALTLNRSTVFGVGTRNVFIAHQPVQLGLEGRVDVAGLGLVGVRVEAVTSPSSVGISATRAVSGVQIDDL is encoded by the coding sequence ATGACCACGCGCCAAATCCCGACCTCCCTGCGCCTGCGTTTCGCCGCGCTCGCCTGCGCGCTCGGCGCCGCCGGCATCGCCCCCGCCGCCTTCGCCCAGAGCAGCGAAGTGGCTTCCGCCAACGTGCGCGCCTGCGCCGCCAGCGGCAGCGTCAGCCTCACCGTGCTCGGCCTGACCACCACCTTGCCGCTGCCCTGCGCCGGCGAGGCGCTGCGCACGGCCCCCGGCCGCGACGACACCTCGGCCGCCAGCATCGACCTCAGCCTGCTCGGCATCGTCGGCCTGCTGAAAGTCGGCGCCACCCAGCAGGAAGCCATCTACACCCATCTGCCCGGCGCGACCGCGCTCGACGGCGCCTCGCAGGCGGCCGGACTGAGTCTGGTGCAGGACCTGGTCACCATCGAAGGCGTGCGCGGCGAGCTGTCCTGCGACTCGCTGTCGGGCAACAGCGTCGTGCAATGCGACGCCGGCACCCGGGTGGCGCGCGTGCGCATCGCCGGCGGCGACCTGATCGACCTGCCTGCGCCGATCCCGCGCAACTTCAGCCTGCCGGTCGGTGGCACCCTGCGCCTGACCGTGCTCGGGATTCCGATCGAAGTGCCGGTCGGCGGCGCGCTGACGCTGAACCGGTCGACCGTGTTCGGCGTCGGCACCCGCAACGTGTTCATCGCCCATCAACCGGTGCAGCTCGGTCTCGAAGGCCGGGTCGATGTCGCCGGCCTGGGCCTGGTCGGAGTGCGCGTGGAAGCCGTCACCAGCCCGTCCTCGGTCGGCATCAGCGCCACCCGCGCGGTCAGCGGCGTGCAGATCGACGATTTGTAA
- a CDS encoding carboxylate-amine ligase, translated as MSAQCDYSFGIEEEFFLVRPETRQLAAQVPARLLKRARAELGESIESELLQAQIEIASPVQCDMAQARRQLGQLRRGLSELAGEHGLALLAAGTHPLGLWREQIETDKPRYRRLVEDFQIVARRSLVCGLHVHVQLPDDVDRVQAMNRAMPWLPLFLALSASSPFWDRLRTGLMSYRQAMYDEWPRTGIPDFFADEAAYDAFAAVLVRAGAIADASSLWWAIRPSPNYPTVELRIADACTRLDDSLAIAALYRCLMRHLAMHPTQAPPYDAALRRVIDENRWRAKRFGLQAQFLDQQGRTEPALEQLRRLRELCAEDARALDCVEALQALDAIVERGNSAQAQLACYREQRERGASRSAALRGVVDWLLQTTVSGL; from the coding sequence ATGAGCGCGCAGTGCGATTACAGCTTCGGCATCGAGGAAGAATTCTTCCTGGTCCGGCCCGAGACCCGCCAACTCGCCGCCCAGGTGCCGGCGCGCCTGCTCAAGCGCGCGCGCGCCGAACTGGGCGAGTCGATCGAGAGCGAGCTGCTGCAGGCGCAGATCGAAATCGCTTCGCCGGTGCAATGCGACATGGCCCAGGCCCGGCGCCAGCTCGGCCAGTTGCGCCGCGGGCTGTCCGAACTGGCCGGCGAGCACGGCCTGGCCCTGCTCGCCGCCGGCACCCATCCCTTGGGCCTGTGGCGCGAGCAGATCGAAACCGACAAGCCGCGCTATCGCCGCCTGGTCGAGGATTTCCAGATCGTCGCCCGGCGCAGCCTGGTCTGCGGCCTGCACGTGCACGTGCAACTGCCCGACGACGTCGACCGGGTGCAGGCGATGAACCGCGCCATGCCCTGGCTGCCGCTGTTCCTGGCGCTGTCGGCCTCCTCGCCGTTCTGGGACCGGCTGCGCACCGGGCTGATGAGCTATCGCCAGGCCATGTACGACGAGTGGCCGCGCACCGGGATCCCCGACTTCTTCGCCGACGAGGCCGCCTACGACGCGTTCGCCGCGGTGTTGGTGCGCGCCGGCGCGATCGCCGACGCCAGTTCGCTGTGGTGGGCGATCCGGCCTTCGCCGAACTACCCCACCGTCGAGCTGCGCATCGCCGACGCCTGCACCCGGCTCGACGACAGCCTGGCCATCGCCGCCCTGTACCGCTGCCTGATGCGGCATCTGGCGATGCATCCCACGCAGGCCCCGCCCTACGACGCCGCGCTGCGCCGGGTGATCGACGAGAACCGTTGGCGGGCCAAGCGCTTCGGCCTGCAGGCGCAGTTCCTCGATCAGCAAGGCCGCACCGAGCCGGCGCTGGAGCAATTGCGGCGCCTGCGCGAACTGTGCGCCGAGGACGCGCGCGCGCTGGACTGCGTCGAGGCGCTGCAGGCGCTGGACGCGATCGTCGAACGCGGCAACAGCGCCCAAGCCCAGTTGGCCTGCTATCGCGAACAGCGCGAACGCGGCGCCAGCCGCAGCGCCGCGCTGCGCGGCGTGGTCGACTGGTTGCTGCAGACTACGGTTTCCGGGCTTTGA
- a CDS encoding PAAR domain-containing protein translates to MVRHPIQVGDTTSGGGAVVSGAPAQTPGGPSWARVGDAVHCGVHGATTIATGDPDRRIDGRAAARHGDFCACGCILISQRQIRSIIEHGRGFVVEYETGAAD, encoded by the coding sequence ATGGTGCGGCATCCAATCCAGGTCGGCGACACCACCAGCGGCGGCGGCGCGGTCGTCTCCGGCGCGCCGGCGCAAACCCCGGGCGGGCCGAGCTGGGCCCGGGTCGGCGACGCCGTGCATTGCGGCGTGCACGGCGCGACCACCATCGCCACCGGCGATCCGGATCGGCGCATCGACGGCCGCGCGGCCGCGCGCCACGGCGATTTCTGCGCCTGCGGCTGCATCCTGATCTCGCAGCGGCAGATCCGTTCGATCATCGAGCACGGCCGCGGCTTCGTCGTCGAATACGAGACCGGCGCCGCGGATTGA
- a CDS encoding PhoPQ-activated protein PqaA family protein: protein MDRHDGRFSRHGRSAGAAALRRWSARLALLAAGFAGGGAIAAQPLLAASAQAEAGIDYSQAWPDYRQRQSRLPLRYESLGSTALDGVEKRSYRLISQRWPESGGAVPGEWTHRVDIYLPTVARPKTALLAINNGINTAGGSDPARPPGDFDEALALEVARGTQTIVVSVSDLPNQYLTLPGDSVARKEDVLVAATWRRFLDAPQANATLPLHVPMAEGAVRAMDLAERELRAWKVRSFVVTGASKRAWAAWLTAVADPRVEALVSYVIDLRVAELMQHIQRVYGGGWPIALLPYHQEGITARYREPNFAKLMQVEDAYRYLATRHRHRLRIPKYLVSASGDDFFPPDAQRLYLDELPGATALRAAPNADHGGVRRHMRETLIPALQRWQRHAALPQVRASLRRDGDGLRLSAQASERPVSATLWQADNPAGRDFRYACGIRYRDSALALRRNRVELPLATPASGWSAAFVEFRFADGFVATTPVYVYPQERYPDRPPANGAGACLMVPQ, encoded by the coding sequence ATGGACCGGCACGACGGACGTTTTTCGCGGCACGGACGTAGCGCCGGCGCGGCGGCGTTGCGGCGCTGGAGCGCGCGGCTGGCCTTGCTCGCCGCCGGCTTCGCCGGAGGCGGCGCGATCGCGGCGCAGCCGCTGCTGGCAGCGTCGGCGCAGGCCGAGGCGGGCATCGACTACAGCCAGGCCTGGCCGGATTACCGCCAGCGCCAGTCGCGCTTGCCGCTGCGCTACGAAAGCCTCGGCAGCACCGCCCTGGACGGGGTCGAGAAGCGCAGCTACCGGCTGATCTCGCAGCGTTGGCCGGAGAGCGGCGGCGCGGTGCCGGGCGAATGGACCCATCGCGTCGACATCTACCTGCCGACGGTGGCGCGGCCGAAGACCGCGTTGCTGGCGATCAACAACGGTATCAACACCGCGGGCGGCAGCGACCCGGCGCGGCCGCCGGGCGATTTCGACGAGGCCCTGGCCCTGGAAGTCGCGCGCGGCACCCAGACCATCGTGGTGTCGGTGTCCGACCTGCCCAATCAATACCTGACCCTGCCCGGCGACAGCGTCGCGCGCAAGGAAGACGTGCTGGTCGCGGCGACCTGGCGCCGCTTCCTCGATGCGCCGCAGGCCAATGCGACCTTGCCCCTGCACGTGCCGATGGCCGAGGGCGCGGTGCGGGCGATGGACCTGGCCGAGCGCGAACTGCGCGCGTGGAAGGTGCGCTCGTTCGTGGTCACCGGCGCGTCCAAGCGCGCCTGGGCGGCGTGGCTGACCGCGGTCGCCGACCCGCGGGTGGAGGCCTTGGTGTCCTACGTGATCGACCTGCGCGTCGCCGAATTGATGCAGCACATCCAGCGCGTCTACGGCGGCGGCTGGCCGATCGCGCTGCTGCCGTACCACCAGGAAGGCATCACCGCGCGCTACCGCGAGCCGAATTTCGCCAAGCTGATGCAGGTCGAGGACGCGTACCGCTATCTGGCCACGCGCCATCGCCATCGCCTGCGGATTCCCAAGTATCTGGTCAGCGCCAGCGGCGACGACTTCTTTCCGCCCGACGCGCAGCGTCTGTACCTGGACGAACTGCCGGGCGCGACCGCGTTGCGCGCCGCGCCCAACGCCGACCATGGCGGGGTGCGCCGGCACATGCGCGAGACCCTGATTCCGGCCCTGCAGCGCTGGCAGCGCCACGCGGCGCTGCCGCAGGTGCGCGCATCGCTGCGCCGCGACGGCGACGGCTTGCGCCTGAGCGCCCAGGCCAGCGAGCGGCCGGTGTCGGCGACGCTGTGGCAGGCCGACAATCCGGCCGGCCGCGATTTCCGCTACGCCTGCGGCATCCGCTACCGCGACAGCGCGCTGGCGTTGCGCCGCAACCGGGTCGAGCTGCCGTTGGCGACGCCGGCCAGCGGCTGGTCGGCGGCCTTCGTCGAGTTCCGCTTCGCCGACGGCTTCGTCGCCACCACGCCGGTGTATGTGTATCCGCAAGAGCGCTACCCGGACCGGCCGCCGGCGAATGGGGCGGGGGCGTGCCTGATGGTGCCGCAGTAG
- a CDS encoding S41 family peptidase, whose amino-acid sequence MAQRIQDHYYDLQRGRELADALRSESERGAFDRYRDPRDLASALSERIKPHDGHFRVNWRAPGAAAPLAGPRLRPAPDAAAIDYARRRNHGLRRVELLPGNLGYLDLREFAQIDFDDPQAPARRALDAALAFLADCDALIVDLRDNGGGAPSSVGYLASAFVAPGGDIYNRFRWRDGDTVRSSSEAPKIAYPAPRTDLPLYVLTSSRTASAAEAFAYTLRNVDRATVVGETSAGAANPGGERDAGGGFSVFVADGSPVSPVTGRNWEGSGVAPDVRVPQHEALRTAQALALEAVLARGLPGANAEDARWALDALRAPASPAQTDPAYLGDYGRIRIERDQARLALRNGKRPPQPLTRLQSDLYYLGDDPSVRVRFERDRDGRVAALQLQRPDGSAQRYAR is encoded by the coding sequence GTGGCGCAGCGCATCCAGGACCACTACTACGACCTCCAACGCGGACGCGAACTGGCGGACGCGCTGCGCAGCGAGAGCGAGCGCGGCGCCTTCGACCGCTACCGCGACCCGCGCGATCTGGCCAGCGCGCTGAGCGAGCGGATCAAGCCGCACGACGGCCACTTCCGGGTCAACTGGCGCGCGCCCGGCGCGGCGGCGCCGCTGGCCGGGCCGCGCCTGCGGCCGGCGCCGGACGCGGCCGCGATCGACTACGCGCGCCGGCGCAACCACGGCCTGCGCCGGGTCGAACTGCTGCCGGGCAACCTGGGCTACCTGGACCTGCGCGAATTCGCCCAGATCGATTTCGACGACCCGCAAGCGCCGGCGCGGCGCGCGCTGGATGCGGCGCTGGCCTTCCTCGCCGACTGCGATGCGCTGATCGTCGACCTGCGCGACAACGGCGGCGGCGCGCCCTCCTCGGTCGGCTATCTGGCCAGCGCCTTCGTCGCTCCCGGAGGCGACATCTACAACCGTTTCCGCTGGCGCGACGGCGACACCGTGCGCAGCAGCAGCGAAGCGCCGAAGATCGCCTACCCCGCGCCGCGCACCGACCTGCCCCTGTACGTGCTGACCAGTTCGCGCACCGCCTCGGCGGCCGAGGCCTTCGCCTACACCTTGCGCAACGTCGATCGCGCCACCGTGGTCGGCGAAACCAGCGCCGGCGCCGCCAATCCCGGCGGCGAGCGCGATGCCGGCGGCGGTTTCAGCGTGTTCGTCGCCGACGGCTCGCCGGTCAGCCCGGTCACCGGCCGCAACTGGGAAGGCAGCGGCGTCGCGCCGGACGTGCGCGTGCCGCAACACGAGGCCCTGCGCACCGCCCAGGCCCTGGCGCTGGAAGCGGTGCTCGCGCGCGGCCTGCCCGGCGCCAATGCCGAGGATGCGCGCTGGGCGCTGGACGCCCTGCGCGCGCCGGCATCGCCGGCACAGACCGACCCGGCCTACCTGGGCGACTACGGCCGGATCCGGATCGAACGCGATCAGGCGCGCCTGGCGCTGCGCAACGGCAAGCGTCCGCCGCAACCGCTGACCCGGCTGCAGTCCGATCTTTACTACCTCGGCGACGATCCCAGCGTGCGGGTGCGGTTCGAGCGCGACCGCGACGGCCGCGTCGCCGCGCTGCAACTGCAGCGCCCGGACGGCAGCGCGCAGCGTTACGCGCGCTGA